From the Caloenas nicobarica isolate bCalNic1 chromosome 2, bCalNic1.hap1, whole genome shotgun sequence genome, the window TGTGGGCAGAGCGCTGGGAAAACCTTCagtacagttaaaaaaaatgagaaaaaaaccctattcaTGACTGAAcacattattttctgaaaagaccaaaaccaaccaaaaaataGAAGTTTGACAACATCCAACAATATGTAGATTTGCTCATCTGAAGATGTTCTAAGCTActggaaaatatgaaattaatgttttgaTGGGTTAGTTCCACCAGTGCTGAGGGAAATCCCAGCTGTTACACTTCTACAACCACAGAGTAAATCCAGGACCCAGCAGTGTGACTGGTTGGTGTTTCGGCTGTGTTAACGCCACTGTTGCAAAACCTGAACTCTTTAGAAGATGGCATTTAATTTACTTGACAACAAATAGTGGCACAAggctaaaataattattttaaaattctagtGCAGGACATTGATGGCTAATCATGAACAAATTAATACCCCAACCTTTCCTTATTGTGAGAACTTCCTTCAGAGCAGTTTTTTTCCGCCTGGGCTCTGGGAATGTCGTCTGTTCCTCAAGGCTGAAAATGGATTACGAGTTCCTGTAGGAAAGCATGCTGCTTCCCAGTTGAAAAAGTCCTGCTGGGAGAGAAGCTGCTAAGGAAGGAGTGGCGAACCCAGAGTTACGATAAATTACGTTCTCGAGTGCTTGGTGCAGTCAGCTGATGCCAAAGTCAAGTCCAGCAAAGGGATGAGACAAAAGTCGCCCTGGTTCAGGGCCAGCTCAGTTTTCTGCACGCCAGGGTTAGCAAAAGATTTGAACTGTGATCTGAATGGATAAGTCCCTGTCACCAAAGCCTTCACAGGCAGGCACCAAACCCTGAGCAGCGCTCAAGTCCCCAGATCAACTGTGGGCATTTCGGAGAAGAGCTGTGAACACGGTTTGTGCACAGACCTGCTAAGGCAGGGCCGTGCCCAAGAGATGAGGTCAATCAGCTGCCTGGTTAACCCTAAAGTCTCCCCCTCCAGCCATTGCCAGACCCCTGCAGCACGTGCTATTTGTACACAGAACATCACAAACACCAGCAAGCACTCTTGCTGCGGCGATGACAGAGTCGTCTGGCATGGCAGCAGTGGGACGCTGCCGGTGTCGGGAAAGGCACAGCGACTGAGCCAGCACACCGCCGGCTCATTTCTTAAACCTCACGCAACTTCTTGCGCCCAGGGATGTACCTGACACCACAGCGTCCCTGCCAGCGAGCCAGCGGCAGTGCGGGGGCTCGGGCTGGAGGAGACGTGGCAAGACCCGCAGCCGactgctgctgtgcagaggaAGCGCTGGCACCGTCCCTCCCACACAGCAATACAGCCCCAGCCACAGGCCCCGGCACCGCTCCTTGCTCCAGTTAGAGCTGTTCTTTCCcctcacagaagcagcaataaCACCTTTGTATCAGTGGATGAAAGCCATGAGGCTTCTTTGCGTTAGAAAGGGACGGCACAGGAACCGAGAGGTGTAAGCACGTGCATCTGTTGTTCAGGgccactgctgctgcagtaATGCATCCTGTAGCCGgaacaccaaaacccaaacacagaTGAAGGTTCACACATACTCTGACTCCTGTCTCAGCGCTCAGGTCACTTCAGAGCAGGTTATTTGCTCTGTGTCGTAGGCAGAAGCATGGCTTGTGTTCGCAAAGTCCTGAATTTTCCACACACTCACCAGATTAGAGGAGGCCGTGGCTAGCGGTGAAACAAACTGCAGCGGGGAACGGCGACGCCGGAGCAGCAATTAGCGCCCAGGGTCgggctccttctcctcctgagCTCACACTTCACGAGCAGCCAGCCCTTCTTCTCCACACAGCGGGGGAAAAACAGCAGCGAGGCAACGCTACCGCATCAGCTGGAGGATGCGGAGGGGATGGTGGcccccaggcaggagctgctctgtgaGCAAGGACATCTTTGCTAACGAAGGAAGAGCTCGCTCCACGGGCAAGAAACCAAGCGGTGGCTCAAACAGGGGCTTCTGCAAGACTCAGGTCTTGCTGTAAAGCACAAAGCTGATTCCCAGCTTCAAAGGACTCTCCATTCAGCGAGTCATTACTAACACcactataaaaatataaatcaacAGAAACTTGGACAGGTCTTTTCACAGTGCACAACATGATCAGTAACTGCTGGATAAACGTGAAGGGACACGGGTTCGGGCTGCACGGACACACAGCGGGAACACAGGCTGGAAGTCACACACAGAACACGCGTGACCCACATTTGGAGGTAGTCACTGCGGCAAAGCACCCAGAAATGCTCCCTTTGCTGTGACAAACAACAGTACTTGCTAATGAACTTCTCACCAAAGGTGCTTGGGAGTTGTTTCCCATtctttaaccaaaaaaaaaaaaaaaaaaaggcttttttaaaCTCCCTTTTGAAGACTCATTAAGAAACCACTTCAAAGTGAAGCCCCTCTCCCTTTTCTTAGTATGATTAAGACAAATTtatgaaactgaagaaaagttAGGAAATGGCttaaagggggaaaagggaagaaatgagaCTGAAATATCAATTTATTCTGCTTCCAGTTATTTTGGAAGCACTAGGGAAAGCCAACAGGAAATTTTGGAAGAAGGACCCTTAGCACAGTCCCTAGGAAGGCCCAAAGGTCGGTGACAAGAAAGCACACCACACAGGTAGTTAGCAATTCTCATTTACAAAATCAGTATTCTcagggggaaaaacaaaacaaaacaaaacacacaaaaaaaacccccaaacaccaCACAGAAATCCAGTCGCAACAGATAGTTCAATGTGTGATGGTTCAGTCATTTGTAATCTGAATTTGAACTTAAAGGTTACCCTTTGTTACTGACATGGGCTCCTCCACATTACACGAAGAAACTGATTTCTCACCTTCGATTCCATTTCCTTTACTATTGCATAAAATTCTCATTTGGTGAGGAAGGCTAAAATACATTTCCATGGCTCTAGTTAACCTTTACTGGAACAGCCTTGTTGTTAGCAAATCTAGCAGAAACTAGGTGAGTTCCCCAGGAATTAAATCCTTTCCGCTGCAGCAGACCTTACCCCCGAGACGAGCTATAGCTCACAGTAGAGAGCTCTGTGGAAGACTGTACCGATGAGCAGCTTTCCCTCGTAGACAGATGCCACCGAGGTTCCCTGCAGCACGGAGCCGCTGTCGGCGTAGACGCGCGTCACCGCAGGCTCCTCCGAGAGGATGTTCTGGATGCGCAGGACCTGCCGGAGGAGGGGGACACGTCTGCTGAAACAGCCGTGGCTGAAAATCCCCCATGGTGGAGGGAACATCAGTATgttaatttaaacaaattagGTTGATCAGCTGCTGGTAACTGCAACCAAGTGATTTGTGTGACAGGACCACAAATTCTGCTTCAGTGAAGCATGGTCCATGaagactgtttatttttttttaagtagttgCACAACAGAGACTCCACCCCAGTAAGCAAAAAGGCAGTCATCCCCAGCACCAGGCATACGCACAGTTTTTTCCAGCCTAAAAGTTACTTAATATCTTctattttcatgcttttttccaGACAGACTCAGCACCTGCCCAGTATCACAAACCTACTGCTACTGCACACGATAATTTTGTCTTACGGGAAGTTGCAGACAAGGCTGAAATCAAATGGACACCAACCAGTCACCTGCACTGGCAGCTGCTGGCGTGCTGATGTCAGTGCCTCATTGATttcaggaggaaagaagaattaCAGTGTCACCTACTGATGAACCACACTTGCACAGACGAATCATTGCAGTGCGAACATTTCTGGTCATGCTTTGCActcaagtattttttgtttggcaCAGAGATGCTGGCTCGGTAATTAACACAGTTCATCAAAATCTGAttgtgcagctggagctgcacagAAAGCAGCCTGGGGAGTCTAGAATGTCTGAGCTACTGGGTGGAAATGATTCAGTTGTCTCCTAAGGATCTGAATAGGTGTTAGTGAGGAAATGCTGTTCAGCTTTCCATGTGAGAGCAAAAGCTATAAGCTGGGAGACAGCGTGGTCTTTGCTTTCACAAAGGCTGGCCAGGCTCTCCTCTATGTAATGCAGAGTTAAGTTACACCAGGGCAATTTGAACAGAGCAACTTTCTTGCACAGACATAGCCAAGAGACCTATGACACCTCCCAAAAGGCACCTCAGAGCCAGGTGGATTTTCAGGATCGTTGTAGAACAGTTTCATCCCATTGGGATGACATCCTATCCAGATGTCTCCAGTGTGAGGGTCAATAGACAAGTTGTCAACCAGAGTGTCCAGCTGCAGCACCTATCcatcacagaggaaaaagaagaaaaaaagagaagttaaaGCAATCAGAAGTCCTGGACACTAACTGTAACATCATCAATAGACTTGTCCATAACTTaagactgattttttaaaaattatttgctccctcagtgctgtttttctttccccccagTATGCTTCATCCCCTCCTCCATGTCATGAGAAGCCTCGGTGCTGTGCTGAGCTTCCCCCATCGGCTCAGTCCCACCGAACCTCGTGTTGGTTACTCCAGTGCTTTGTGGTCTGAGCCCCACTGACTGGGCAGACTCCACTGTGGCTCCACAGCACGGCCCAGCACCCCGCACTGGTTAATGGTGTGAGGGTGGAAGACCCGGAGCTCTGTAATGGGGCACACAGCACCTCTGCAAACCCACAGCGGGAGCCATCCAGAACAGAACTTCACATGCAATCAGGCTGAAATCCCAAGTATTCCTGGGGACTAATCTGTCCAAAATTCATGTATGCCTCTTTTTTATGAAACAGCAGCACCTTACCTTTACGTGGGTTAAACTCCAGTTAGCATGTTTTTCCATAACATGGACATTATGATCAAATACATCTGCAACATAGATGTACCTTCAAAAGAAAGAGCCTCTTAGCAATGTGTATGAGTAAGCAGACACCAAAACCAGTCAGTTCCTCCCGTGCAAGCCCAGCTCTTCCCGTGAGGAATGCCAGCCCGCAGCTCTCACATAGCGATAGGCATTGCAAGCAGGCCACAGGGCACTGGAGTGAAGCCAACCTGCTGAGATGCTAATGCGGCTTCACACTCTGCCAGTTCTTCATTACAACACTGAAGCGGGCCTCGGATTGTGAGATCcacaaatatgcttttttttttttaatttaagatgACCTGTCTACACCACAGGACTGCTTAATTCAGTCACACAGACTTGAGGACTGTAGAGCATTCCCCACTTGCAGAAATTCTGTCCCATGTATCCTTGCAACCAGAACACACAAACTTCTGTATCAGCTAGTTAAAATGCAACAACCTTTGATCTTATTGTATATAAACCACCATGCAAAGCAGCAAACATTGCCTCTAGTTAAAGACCAAGACATGCAACTTGTGTTCTACAAACCCTCCGTATTGCTTACATTGCACAGGTAGCACCTTGCATTACATGATCTGGTTTAATCACCTGACCTCAGAGGTACCACATGTACAAGTTAGGATTTCAGGATTCTTTTGGGTGATTGAACAAAATCTAAGGCAAGGAGAAACTTACTTTCTGTCGGGTGAAATGTTAATTCCATTGGCTGAATAAAACCCAGCTGCTACTTCTTTAACTTCTTTTGGACTGTAGTAAACAACATTTGACCAGGTTAAACCTAAGAGCATCTCCAGAAACGTCAAGATTAAGTCAGAGAAGTAGTGGTCATTGGTAGCATAGAAGCTGTCTGGTCCTACAGCTACTATATCATtcacactaaaaaaataaaaagagaggaagaaaaaaaggtaaataatgaAATGAGAGGTACAAAGGAGCATTGTAGGACTGCCCAGAATCCAGTCAGGACATGGGCATCCCACAGATATTAAGGGGCTGCAACTACAGATGTTACTTCAGATAGACACCAACCTATTTAGATCCtttttacttctattttcttttacataggCCAGGACTGTGCAGTGCTGAGACCTCAACAGGACTGTAAGGCATCAGCTCCAGATCCAGCTATCTGTCCATAAGCCCatgaatttttctctcttttgattACATTCAACTGGACACCAGAGAATAGGTAGGAGTTGTGACAATTGTATCTATCACATTCTGTTTCTCTTATAATCATTTTGCAGTAGGACAGACCAAGAAAAATTTGTATgcaaaaaaaaggggaaaaaaaagctaaaagtaTGTTTAGAGTGTAGCAAATTCAGAATAATAGAATATCTGAAGATTCATATCTGCAATGACCTGAGAGCAGGCTACatgagagaaggagaaatggaTGCCAAGCTAATTCACTGGCATCAACCACAGCAGCACTTAAGATGGATTTAGTGATAcaactattaaaaataacatttacagAAGAGATTGTAGTCATACAGGTTTTGATTACACAGATAAGAAGTAATCAATAACAGAAACAGGAAAGCTGGTTAAAGAGAATATATTAATAATACTCTAAACTCAAAAGCATCCTACTTTGGATTTTACCAAAGCAGCTTGTTGTTCTGGGGAAAGGTGGTATGTGGCTCCAATACCTTGTCAGGAGGTCATGTCGAATGGTTTTCACATGTACTAGAGCATTGTCATCTTCTACAAATTTGAACAATTCTACTGTACTCTTCTGATGGGGATGATTCACGACAAAGAGGTACACGGtgtcatcttaaaaaaaaaaaaagaaatagaaacagCTGAATTTCACCAGTTCTCTGCAACAGTTTGCTGAGCACcctcagctctgagcagcctccAGCACAGAGCATGTGTTGGGTTTGGTGCCTTTCCCTCACAGCTCTTCAGAGGCCGAAGGACAACTACCAAAGTAATGCAAGATGCTACTGCAGCTGGGTCTAGACCTTCAGCTACTCTTCTCCTGGGCTCACTCTACAGGGAACTGCTGTATAAACTATGTGTTTGCTATTTCTaccaaggaagaaagaaattatggctccatccttgtgccCAAGCCACTGGATTTTGCAGTCTGATGCATTGTAGTGACTAGTTTGGACTCTGGTATATTTACTGCATCTCCTGAGGCTGGAGGAGTATCCCTCTCCTGTACTCTGTATAAGGCTGCAgtgcctctgcccagccctTCTGGTAAGACCCTGAATTAGCCACCACCAATGTCTCAAACAGCTTCCCTGAAAAGGTGACTGTATGGGGACACAGATCAAGCTGCACCAACAGTTCTCTTTCTCTTAGTATTTGCAGACTTCCAATTACCCCGCTAAAACTCCCAGTGAAAGGacagggaaaaagagaggaaggagagcatGAAGAGTATTTTGTTGGTCTTGGAGATGAGAACATGGTCTCATGTCTTGGCCACAGAGTACCAGAGATTTTGGTAATTTGCAAAGATTAGATAATTTATAATTTAGCCACAAAAGTCTCTGTCTGGTCACTACTAGTTGGTGGAGCACACATCTCCTGTAAAACCCTTGACCTCAGGGTGAGACAGACGTAACCTGGCAAAATAAACTTCGTGTGGTTTCcaactcctcacactcttcccatgttttctttcttttcaatacATAGGACACCCTGCTGTCTCAGTCTGTATGTACAAAGGTGTTTGCTTTAGCAGGTGCCTTTTAGAAAAGAGCccaacaaagacaaaaagccCAGAAATCTTTTTCTGTCCCAGCAAGTGCAAGCTATTGGGAGAGGAATGCAAGGCCACAAAGGGATTTCTATTTCTGCTCTTTAGGCTGAGATTCGCTACCACCTCTTTACCTCTGTCTATGAAGGTACTGATTCCATGAGGGGTAAATGATGCCAGATCGAACCCTCGGCTGATTCTCAGTTCCACTGCTCTGGGATTGTCTTCGTTCAAATccatcaaaaatatttcacctgGCTTGTCTGGTTCAGGGCTCTTTAATCCTTGATATTTCAAGCCCTGTAAAATCAAAACATAGGAAAATCATTCCTGAATAAAAGGTAAAGGGAAGCATCACAGGACTGAAAACACGGAGCCTTGTTTGGGCTTGCAAGCACACATCAGGAtgtcatagaatagaatcacagaatcattttcttttgaaaagacctttaagatcatcgagtccaaatgttaacctaacactgtcaagtccacctctaaaccatgtccctaaaacctcatctacacatcttttaaacacctccaaggatggtcactcaaccacctccctgggcagcctgttccaatgcctgacaaccctttccaggaaaaaaaagttttcttaatatccaatctaaacctcccctggtgcaacttgaggccatttcctcttgtcctatcacttgctacttgggagaagagaccaaccccctccatgctacaacctcctttcgggtagttgcagagagcaataaggtctcccctcagcctcattttctccaggctgaacagccccagctccctcagctgctcctcatcacacttgtgctccagacccctcaccagcttcgttgcccttctctgaactctttccagCACCTCAACGTCCTTCCTGTAGTGAAGAGCCCAAAACTCAACGCAGGATTGGAGGTgggacctcaccagtgccaagtacgGTGGGACAATCATTCCCcggtcctgctggccacactatttctgacaCAAGCCATCTGTTTCAGCCCCCTGTgccacaacagcagcagagggagcGGCTCTGCCCCGAATCCCAGCACAGAGGGACCCAGCTGCGGGGAGCACAAGCAGCCGTGCCCAAGGCACCGCCTGCCACCCACTGCGGCCACCCTCCGGGTGGCTGCTCCCCGTATGTCAAACCACCCTGCGaacagacaggctggggggacaaACCGGGAGCACGGCACCACCGAATGCATCCAACGGGGTCAAGGCACGGGGAGCGGCAGCAGTGTGACAGCTCGCAATTTCTGGCCTGAATTTTGCACTGTTATTCATTCCCTGGGTGTCCCTGGAGCGCACAGATGAAAACgtcagcttttgtttttagaaaataatcacTAGTCATCCTGATTGtaaagaaaagcttgaaaaggctaaaaaaaaaaaaaaatcaggaacagCAAAATCAACACACAACatctgattttttattttttaaggtagGGAATTAACACACCTTCTTAACAAGGGAGAGGTTTGAAATTTCAGCATTTCAAGGAAGCAGGATGAATGAAATTCAAAGTTACACGGGAAGATAACCCAGTGCAATAAGATACAGTGTCAgagccaccaccaccacttcaGTGTCGAGAACTGCACTTGCTCAAGCAGAAGGAAACTCTGGCTAAGCTGACAGAAGTCTGGGCCATTCCTGCGGAGTCAGCCAGTCTTGTAGAAAAAAGAGCCCATCCCGCAATTTTTACCTACGGTTTCTGTAGATAAGGAAGCAGCAAGGCCTGCATGGGGAGGAGTACGGCACTTACGGAGCTGATGAAAGCCAGTCCATTGGGAAGTATGTCGATGTCTTCTGAGCCAACTTCTGCAAGACAGACATAAACAGGCCTCTTCAGATGACATTAAATATTTCCCATTGAATAAATCTCCTTTTTAGTACAATTCCAGCTCTCATGAATGCCTCTTTCTGCTATGACTGCACAAGCGATGAAGTTCAGCAGAAGAGTTCGCCTCGCATTAGAAGTgacagcagaaggcagcagcacgCCGGGTTAGCAAACACTACTGGGGTTCACCTCTTTCTGGGGGCTCAGGGGTGCCCCGCAGTGGCCGGGCAGTCTCCTGCCCAGCTCCGTGTGCCCCAGGGCAACACGGGATGAATCTCCTGCTTCTGACAACGGTGTTCTGCAACCAGCAGTTACCGCAGATGATGAGATTTTTCAGGTCAGGCCCACACCATCGCTCAGCCTGCACGCTTGCATAAGGCAGCTCTGGGAATTGCGCACACTAATTCTCCTGGTTCGGCTGCGACGCTTCGCTAAGATGGATTgccaaatatttaattaaagctCTCAAGTGACAGAGAACCTACTATATCTTTAACAGCTAGGGGCTTTAATAGTTAGACCACACTTTAACTGGGGTAATCATTACCAATATTGACGGTTCCCgtattatttttccttgccaggaaagaaaaggaaaaaggaagaaagaggaagaaagaggaagaaagaaagaggaagaaagaagaagaaagaggaagaaaggaaaaaaggggaaagaggaaaggggaagggaaagtgaaacgggaaagggaaagggaaaggatttttttttaaagccctttATTAAGAACATTGCAGTAATTTTAGGCTTTGATCAAGAGCTCCATAGAGCTTTTAGACTGATGCTGAAGCATGTTTGCCGTCCCACGTTTTCACCGCTCCCCTAAGAAGCCTTCCCTCTCCCAAtcgccagcacagccagcattCCCTGCAAGCCACTTTCCAGACGATGGAGTACACCCACTTGGGAGCATTTGCTTAAAGAAGGAAGTTGTTCTGCAGGTTTTCTTTAACAGAGCCACCAACACAAAGGTTTTCCACCCAGCTTG encodes:
- the LOC135985701 gene encoding serum paraoxonase/arylesterase 2, translated to MGKLLAVALVGIAAALVAERLLALRNRLNASREIAPVTLPNCRLIKGIEVGSEDIDILPNGLAFISSGLKYQGLKSPEPDKPGEIFLMDLNEDNPRAVELRISRGFDLASFTPHGISTFIDRDDTVYLFVVNHPHQKSTVELFKFVEDDNALVHVKTIRHDLLTSVNDIVAVGPDSFYATNDHYFSDLILTFLEMLLGLTWSNVVYYSPKEVKEVAAGFYSANGINISPDRKYIYVADVFDHNVHVMEKHANWSLTHVKVLQLDTLVDNLSIDPHTGDIWIGCHPNGMKLFYNDPENPPGSEVLRIQNILSEEPAVTRVYADSGSVLQGTSVASVYEGKLLIGTVFHRALYCEL